The following are encoded in a window of Chromatiales bacterium genomic DNA:
- the cofH gene encoding 5-amino-6-(D-ribitylamino)uracil--L-tyrosine 4-hydroxyphenyl transferase CofH yields MASAAALRDAGHGDIVTCSRKVFIPLTELCRDVCHYCTYAKTPRRLTNVYLTAEEVLAIARAGQAAGCHEALFTLGDKPELRYRAAREALATLGFASTLDYLRAMAELVRRETGLLPHLNAGVMSYEEFRSLREVAPSMGIMLESAASRLTQRGGPHFGSPDKAPTVRLLSIRAAGQARVPLTSGLLIGIGETREERLLSLLALRDLHAEHGHLQELILQNFVPKPGTKMAKAPAPPVEELLWTIAMARHVFGAAMSLQTPPNLNAGRLAAIIAAGCNDWGGVSPVTPDHVNPESPWPHLDSLAEQTRATGKTLVPRLTIYPHYIEQRKEWLHPGLVASVLKHADASGLARTDDWSPGAGLAPPPVAASGTTLRRPDSPAVQLMERARQGERLSEDEVTHLFSLRGSDCEHLLQLADEARAESCGDTISYVVNRNINYTNLCTYKCSFCAFSKGKTHEDLRGAPYVLDMSEVARRTEEAWQRGATEVCLQGGIHPAFTGQTYLDVLHAVKEAAPDIHVHAFSPLEVTQGAKTLGIPLDTFLRQLKAAGLGTLPGTAAEILDDEVRRYICPDKVNTAAWFGVMRTAHALGLRTTSTIMFGHLETTRHWARHLLGLRDLQVETGGFTEFVPLPFVHMEAPVYRRGLARPGPTWRETMLMHGIARLVLGPVLHNIQVSWAKLGEEGAARILNAGANDLGGTLMNESISRAAGAAFGQELSPERMDALIESIGRRPVQRTTLYGTPPAERIAQSYQATPLEALQFRSAKEYRAGH; encoded by the coding sequence ATGGCGTCAGCAGCTGCGCTGCGCGATGCGGGGCACGGCGATATCGTCACCTGCTCGCGGAAGGTCTTCATCCCGCTGACAGAACTGTGCCGCGATGTCTGTCACTACTGCACCTACGCCAAAACGCCGCGGCGACTGACGAACGTCTACCTGACAGCGGAAGAGGTACTTGCCATCGCCCGTGCCGGACAGGCCGCGGGCTGTCATGAAGCGCTCTTCACGCTCGGCGACAAACCGGAACTGCGTTATCGCGCAGCCCGCGAGGCCCTCGCCACGCTGGGGTTTGCGTCCACGCTCGACTATCTGCGGGCGATGGCGGAACTGGTACGCCGGGAAACCGGGCTGCTGCCGCACCTGAATGCCGGCGTAATGTCATACGAGGAATTCCGCAGCCTGCGCGAAGTGGCTCCGTCGATGGGCATCATGCTGGAATCGGCGGCATCGCGCCTCACGCAGCGTGGCGGACCGCACTTCGGCTCTCCGGACAAGGCGCCCACCGTCCGGCTGCTGTCGATACGCGCTGCGGGCCAGGCTCGCGTACCGCTCACCTCTGGCCTGCTGATCGGCATCGGTGAAACACGCGAGGAGCGCCTGCTGAGCCTGCTCGCACTGCGCGACCTGCATGCCGAGCACGGTCATCTGCAGGAACTGATCCTGCAGAACTTCGTGCCGAAGCCGGGCACGAAGATGGCAAAGGCGCCGGCACCGCCCGTTGAGGAACTGCTGTGGACCATCGCCATGGCACGGCATGTCTTCGGTGCTGCAATGAGCCTGCAGACACCACCCAACCTCAACGCTGGCCGGCTCGCTGCGATCATCGCGGCCGGCTGCAACGACTGGGGTGGCGTTTCGCCGGTCACGCCGGATCACGTGAACCCTGAATCCCCCTGGCCACATCTGGACAGCCTTGCGGAGCAGACCCGTGCGACCGGCAAGACGCTCGTGCCGCGGCTCACGATCTATCCGCACTACATTGAACAGCGCAAGGAGTGGCTGCACCCGGGACTTGTCGCCAGCGTCCTGAAACACGCCGATGCAAGCGGCCTCGCCCGTACCGATGACTGGTCACCCGGCGCGGGACTGGCGCCACCGCCAGTTGCTGCATCGGGTACCACCCTCCGGCGACCGGACTCGCCGGCAGTGCAGCTGATGGAGCGCGCACGCCAGGGCGAGCGCCTCAGCGAAGACGAGGTCACGCATCTGTTTTCACTGCGCGGGTCCGACTGCGAGCATCTGCTGCAGCTCGCCGACGAGGCCCGCGCGGAAAGCTGCGGCGACACGATCAGCTACGTGGTCAACCGCAACATCAACTACACCAACCTCTGTACCTACAAGTGCAGCTTCTGCGCCTTCTCCAAGGGCAAGACCCACGAAGACCTGCGCGGCGCACCCTATGTACTCGACATGAGCGAGGTCGCGCGACGCACTGAAGAAGCCTGGCAACGCGGTGCAACGGAAGTATGCCTGCAGGGTGGCATCCATCCGGCCTTCACCGGGCAGACCTACCTCGACGTGCTGCATGCCGTAAAGGAGGCCGCACCAGACATACACGTGCATGCTTTCTCGCCGCTCGAAGTCACGCAGGGTGCCAAGACGCTGGGGATTCCGCTCGACACCTTTTTACGGCAGCTCAAGGCGGCCGGCCTCGGCACGCTGCCCGGCACGGCCGCCGAGATTCTAGACGACGAGGTGCGACGCTATATCTGCCCGGACAAGGTGAATACCGCCGCCTGGTTTGGTGTGATGCGCACAGCGCACGCACTCGGCCTGCGCACGACTTCCACGATCATGTTCGGCCACCTCGAAACGACACGACACTGGGCGCGACACCTGCTCGGCCTGCGCGACCTGCAGGTCGAAACCGGTGGTTTCACCGAATTCGTGCCGCTGCCCTTCGTGCATATGGAAGCGCCGGTTTACCGTCGCGGCCTGGCGCGCCCCGGCCCGACCTGGCGTGAAACCATGCTGATGCATGGCATCGCCCGGCTCGTGCTCGGTCCGGTGCTGCACAACATCCAGGTGAGCTGGGCAAAACTCGGCGAAGAAGGTGCGGCGCGCATCCTCAACGCCGGTGCCAACGACCTGGGCGGCACACTGATGAACGAAAGCATCTCTCGTGCAGCAGGTGCAGCCTTCGGGCAGGAATTGTCACCGGAGCGCATGGATGCGCTGATCGAAAGCATCGGCCGTCGCCCGGTACAGCGCACGACACTGTATGGCACACCGCCGGCCGAACGCATCGCGCAGTCGTATCAGGCTACACCGCTTGAAGCGCTGCAGTTCCGCAGCGCAAAGGAATATCGCGCCGGTCACTGA
- the cofC gene encoding 2-phospho-L-lactate guanylyltransferase, with protein MTGAWALVPVKPFARAKTRLDGLLTREECAKLAAQMLLDVLRALGATPLISGISLLGNEPQLAALSAGSGAQLLPEPPGDDYRKALGDAAAGLAAKGVRHLLVLPADLPTLSAADVTRLLESHTEGISLCPAARDGGTNALLLSPPTAIPFLYGPDSAKRHLEAARARGIPARHTELAGFARDIDTPDDVHWLLEQRIACATLAWLKSSGIRDRLRRQQRATDS; from the coding sequence ATGACGGGCGCCTGGGCACTGGTACCGGTCAAGCCTTTCGCCCGTGCCAAGACGCGGCTTGATGGCTTGCTCACCCGCGAGGAATGCGCAAAGCTTGCCGCGCAGATGCTGCTCGATGTGCTGCGCGCCCTCGGTGCCACACCCCTGATCAGCGGCATCAGCCTGCTCGGCAACGAGCCGCAGCTCGCTGCGCTCAGCGCGGGCAGTGGCGCACAGCTGCTGCCCGAACCGCCCGGCGATGACTACCGGAAGGCACTCGGCGATGCTGCTGCCGGACTGGCCGCAAAGGGCGTGCGTCATCTGCTGGTGCTGCCCGCCGACCTGCCCACGCTCTCTGCCGCTGATGTCACCCGGCTGCTGGAAAGTCACACGGAAGGCATCAGCCTGTGCCCCGCCGCCCGGGACGGCGGCACCAATGCGCTGTTGCTCAGTCCGCCAACGGCCATTCCCTTTCTGTATGGACCCGATAGCGCAAAGCGGCATCTGGAAGCCGCCCGCGCCAGGGGGATACCGGCACGGCATACTGAACTGGCCGGATTTGCACGTGACATCGACACGCCGGATGATGTTCACTGGCTGCTGGAACAGCGCATTGCCTGTGCCACGCTGGCCTGGCTGAAGTCCAGCGGCATCCGCGACCGCCTCAGACGACAACAAAGGGCGACAGATTCTTGA
- a CDS encoding 2-phospho-L-lactate transferase: MSAKSRYVLLAGGVGGAKLALGLVRTLDADQLTIIANTGDDFSHLGLAISPDLDTLMYTLAGVVNETTGWGLRDESWSCMEGLEALGAETWFRLGDRDLATHLERTRLLAAGRSLSDVTQHLCAQLGVRTRILPMSDLPVRTVLDCETNAGPATLGFQDYFVRQRAEPRVKAIHYQGASAAPPAAALAATLTDPDLAAIFIAPSNPWLSIDPILAIPSIRAAVRSAHAPVVAVSPIVGGQALKGPTAKIMTELGLRPSAQAVAHHYRDLLGGFILDQTDAGEAAAIIDAGIAVAATQTVMHTLDDRLKLASFALGFAATL; the protein is encoded by the coding sequence GTGAGCGCAAAGTCCCGTTATGTACTGCTTGCCGGCGGCGTCGGCGGTGCCAAGCTGGCACTTGGACTGGTGCGCACGCTCGATGCGGATCAGCTGACCATCATCGCCAACACCGGCGACGACTTCAGCCATCTCGGTCTCGCGATTTCGCCGGATCTGGACACGCTGATGTACACGCTAGCCGGTGTCGTCAACGAGACCACCGGCTGGGGCCTCCGCGATGAAAGCTGGTCGTGCATGGAAGGACTCGAGGCGCTCGGCGCGGAGACCTGGTTCCGGCTCGGCGACCGCGACCTCGCCACGCACCTGGAACGCACGCGGCTGCTGGCTGCCGGCCGGAGCCTGAGCGATGTCACACAACACCTGTGTGCGCAGCTCGGCGTCAGAACCCGGATCCTGCCGATGTCCGACCTGCCGGTGCGCACCGTGCTCGACTGCGAAACCAACGCCGGCCCCGCCACCCTTGGCTTCCAGGACTACTTCGTGCGCCAGCGTGCCGAACCACGCGTGAAAGCGATTCATTATCAGGGTGCCAGCGCGGCCCCGCCCGCTGCCGCGCTCGCCGCAACGCTGACAGATCCCGATCTTGCAGCGATCTTCATCGCCCCCTCAAACCCCTGGCTCAGCATCGACCCGATACTCGCCATTCCGTCAATCCGCGCCGCGGTACGCTCGGCACACGCGCCGGTCGTCGCCGTGTCACCGATCGTCGGTGGCCAGGCACTGAAGGGGCCGACCGCGAAGATCATGACGGAACTCGGCCTCCGGCCCTCGGCGCAGGCGGTGGCGCATCACTATCGCGACCTGCTCGGCGGCTTCATCCTCGACCAGACCGACGCCGGCGAAGCAGCAGCGATCATCGATGCCGGCATCGCGGTGGCCGCGACACAGACCGTCATGCACACGCTGGACGACCGGCTGAAACTTGCCAGCTTCGCGCTCGGCTTTGCGGCCACACTCTGA
- the cofE gene encoding coenzyme F420-0:L-glutamate ligase: MRIPGVPLVQPGDDLAALISAALRAGGVKPLAGDLIAVAQKIVSKAEGRSVRLDTVRPSAEAEDIASRANKDPRVVELILRESRSVIRVSPGVIIVEHRTGVVLANAGIDRSNLEDSDETALLLPEDPDASAAGLRAALQKEFGVALGLIITDSIGRAWRLGTVGIAIGCAGIKALNDLRGQPDMFGRTLQVSEVAVADSIAATAVLVMGEAAEGTPLVLVRGAGACTESGQTARDALRPADEDLFR, encoded by the coding sequence ATGCGCATTCCGGGCGTACCGCTGGTACAGCCCGGTGACGATCTGGCCGCGCTGATCAGTGCCGCACTGCGCGCAGGCGGCGTAAAGCCGCTGGCCGGCGACCTCATCGCCGTCGCACAGAAGATCGTGTCCAAGGCCGAGGGCCGCAGCGTGCGGCTCGATACGGTAAGGCCTTCGGCCGAAGCGGAGGACATCGCCTCACGCGCCAACAAGGATCCGCGCGTCGTCGAGCTGATCCTGCGCGAATCGCGCTCGGTGATCCGCGTCTCGCCCGGGGTGATCATCGTCGAACACCGCACCGGCGTCGTGCTGGCCAACGCCGGCATCGACCGGTCCAACCTCGAAGACAGCGACGAGACCGCGCTGTTGCTGCCCGAAGATCCCGACGCTTCGGCGGCAGGTCTGCGCGCAGCACTGCAGAAGGAATTCGGCGTCGCGCTCGGACTGATCATCACCGACAGCATCGGCCGCGCCTGGCGGCTCGGCACCGTGGGTATCGCGATCGGCTGCGCCGGCATCAAGGCGCTCAACGATCTGCGCGGCCAGCCCGACATGTTCGGCAGAACGCTGCAGGTGAGCGAAGTGGCAGTGGCCGACAGCATCGCGGCGACGGCCGTGCTGGTGATGGGCGAAGCGGCCGAAGGCACACCGCTGGTTCTGGTCCGCGGCGCGGGAGCCTGTACCGAATCGGGACAAACCGCGCGCGACGCACTGCGGCCTGCCGACGAAGACCTGTTCCGGTGA